One part of the Halopenitus persicus genome encodes these proteins:
- a CDS encoding adenosylhomocysteinase gives MNADADPDVIDRLAERAPLLERCAERFAERHPFSDRVVGVSAPLTPHTGRFLEVLATGDATVLVAGEAGSTHADVVAALRRRPGITPLTASGDGEATLETAREEVIAAEPDLIADDGANLLVPLCRDFPDVAADVSGACEQTTGGITRLRRLGRSDAGNGPVPIPFPVYDVNGTPMKRRFDNVHGTAESSIAAIASLTNAMIAGSTAAVIGYGHCGRGIARKLRSLGARTTVAEIDPRKALEALADGHDVRPATEAVADAAFVIAATGRTDVIGREQLAAIDDGAILASIGSETEIDRDALAEVAVDRTRIEPGVERIAFADGRTIRLLTEGRVVNLSAPSGAGNPVDVMDATFALMARGLEAIVDGEPTGTGVEPLPEAIDRAVAREKLAAMNVAVDDE, from the coding sequence ATGAATGCCGACGCTGATCCGGACGTGATCGATCGGCTCGCCGAGCGAGCCCCGCTCCTCGAGCGGTGTGCGGAACGATTTGCGGAGCGGCACCCCTTTTCCGACCGGGTCGTCGGCGTCTCGGCACCGCTGACGCCGCACACCGGTCGGTTCCTCGAGGTGCTCGCGACCGGCGACGCGACCGTGCTCGTCGCCGGAGAGGCAGGGTCGACGCACGCCGACGTCGTGGCCGCGCTCCGTCGGCGTCCCGGGATCACGCCGCTCACCGCGTCGGGAGACGGGGAGGCGACGCTCGAGACGGCACGCGAGGAGGTGATCGCCGCGGAGCCGGACCTGATCGCCGACGACGGCGCGAATCTCCTCGTGCCGCTGTGTCGTGACTTCCCGGACGTCGCCGCGGACGTGTCCGGTGCCTGCGAGCAGACGACCGGGGGTATCACCCGACTGCGGCGGCTCGGCCGGTCGGACGCCGGAAACGGGCCGGTGCCGATCCCGTTCCCGGTCTACGACGTCAACGGGACGCCGATGAAGCGGCGGTTCGACAACGTCCACGGGACCGCGGAGAGCTCGATCGCGGCGATCGCGAGCCTGACGAACGCGATGATCGCCGGCTCCACGGCGGCCGTGATCGGATACGGACACTGCGGACGCGGGATCGCCCGCAAGCTTCGGTCGCTCGGCGCGCGGACGACGGTCGCGGAGATCGACCCGCGAAAGGCCCTCGAAGCGCTCGCCGACGGCCACGACGTACGACCGGCGACCGAGGCCGTCGCGGACGCCGCGTTCGTGATCGCCGCGACCGGGCGGACGGACGTGATCGGCCGCGAGCAGCTGGCCGCGATCGATGACGGCGCGATCCTCGCCTCGATCGGCTCCGAGACCGAGATCGACCGCGACGCGCTGGCGGAGGTGGCGGTCGACCGGACGCGGATCGAGCCGGGCGTCGAGCGGATCGCGTTCGCCGACGGACGGACGATCCGGCTGCTCACGGAGGGGCGCGTGGTGAACCTCTCGGCGCCGAGCGGCGCCGGCAATCCGGTCGACGTGATGGACGCGACCTTCGCGTTGATGGCGCGGGGGCTCGAGGCGATCGTCGACGGCGAACCGACCGGGACCGGGGTCGAACCGCTTCCCGAAGCGATCGATCGGGCGGTCGCCCGCGAGAAACTGGCGGCGATGAACGTGGCGGTTGACGACGAATAA
- a CDS encoding twin-arginine translocase subunit TatC, which produces MGEDPPREESSNDDRSANGDGPQPDGDDPSGAEADPAPESDGSDRTDENRAGEHDPDDPEGDSPDDPEGDSPEGDSPDSDGGNEDGDGGRDGDDGDGGDGGDDDDGSDEGAISDEGSIDEREGTDDEDESDGDDEDESDGDDVTTADDTEASAADTTRDEDDADTGSEDDEETESEGETGDEPETDAATDAGTGIEAPETDEEMPLADHIEEMMRRLGIVFLVGGLALLVAFPSASELINYFWSYHIPEPNVNRPRLYGPLELVLTRIKVAGLAGVFFGLPVFVYQTYRFMRPGLYRKERRYYLAAVPTSLILGGIGILFAHFLVLPAIFSYFTTYTSDAATIAFGLKETFNLIVVMMSFMAIVFQIPLFIMLAIMMNLVTRQWLEDKRLIFWGTFLGIAFLFSPDPTGMAPIIVTLTMIALYEGTLALLRWTGN; this is translated from the coding sequence ATGGGTGAGGATCCGCCCCGCGAGGAGTCGTCGAACGACGACCGGTCGGCGAACGGGGACGGCCCGCAGCCGGATGGGGACGACCCGTCCGGAGCCGAGGCCGACCCCGCCCCGGAGAGCGACGGATCCGATCGGACGGACGAGAACCGCGCTGGGGAGCACGATCCCGACGACCCCGAAGGCGACAGCCCCGACGACCCCGAAGGCGACAGCCCCGAAGGCGACAGCCCCGACAGCGATGGCGGTAACGAGGATGGAGACGGCGGCCGCGATGGAGACGATGGCGATGGGGGAGACGGCGGCGACGATGACGACGGCAGCGATGAAGGCGCCATCAGCGATGAAGGCTCCATCGACGAACGCGAGGGAACCGACGACGAAGACGAGAGCGACGGCGACGACGAAGACGAGAGCGACGGCGACGACGTGACCACGGCTGACGACACGGAGGCGAGCGCTGCGGACACGACGCGCGACGAGGACGACGCAGATACCGGAAGCGAAGACGACGAGGAGACGGAGTCCGAGGGCGAGACCGGCGACGAACCCGAAACCGACGCCGCGACCGATGCCGGCACGGGCATCGAGGCGCCGGAGACGGACGAGGAGATGCCGCTGGCCGACCACATCGAGGAGATGATGCGGCGGCTGGGGATCGTCTTCCTCGTCGGCGGGTTGGCGCTGCTCGTCGCGTTTCCGTCCGCCAGCGAGCTGATAAACTACTTCTGGTCGTATCACATTCCGGAGCCGAACGTGAACCGGCCGCGGCTCTACGGGCCGCTCGAGCTCGTCCTGACGCGGATCAAGGTCGCCGGGCTGGCAGGCGTTTTCTTCGGTCTGCCGGTGTTCGTCTACCAGACCTACCGATTCATGCGCCCGGGACTGTACCGCAAGGAGCGACGATACTACCTGGCGGCCGTTCCGACGAGTCTGATCCTCGGCGGGATCGGGATCCTCTTCGCGCACTTCCTCGTGCTGCCGGCGATCTTCAGCTACTTCACGACCTACACCTCCGACGCCGCGACGATCGCCTTCGGGCTCAAGGAGACGTTCAACCTCATCGTGGTGATGATGTCGTTCATGGCGATCGTCTTCCAGATCCCGCTGTTCATCATGCTCGCGATCATGATGAACCTCGTCACCCGGCAGTGGCTCGAGGACAAGCGGCTGATCTTCTGGGGCACCTTCCTGGGGATCGCCTTCCTGTTCAGTCCCGATCCGACCGGGATGGCGCCAATCATCGTCACGCTCACGATGATCGCCCTGTACGAGGGGACGCTCGCGCTCCTGCGGTGGACCGGTAACTGA
- a CDS encoding AI-2E family transporter, whose translation MVKRRYVLGALLVIAAVVAAVLLWEVAGTVFFAITVAYVLSPVRRSLRNRGASRRISSVGATIVGFLGTVSILAPLGIVLFLRLDAVIDYLNEAPETIPIAVGRWSTTIVTADVIDAAIARLVAAATAIAAAMPVLLIKFALFVFVVYSVLYYEQRTRKAILAVVPPAYRDLVEALRRRAQRTLYGIYVVQAATGIGTFLIAIPVFFLFGYPSPVMLAAVAGILQFVPVVGPILLIAALAATHVIAGDLLLAVAILVIGGGVIGWIPDLAIRTRLAAETAELAASLYFIGFVGGVLTAGPIGVIAGPLAVATVSEVATQLSEEFNRLPVSERR comes from the coding sequence ATGGTGAAGCGACGGTACGTGCTCGGCGCGCTGCTCGTGATCGCGGCGGTCGTCGCCGCGGTGTTGCTCTGGGAGGTCGCCGGGACCGTCTTCTTCGCGATCACCGTCGCGTACGTGCTCTCGCCGGTTCGACGATCGCTCCGGAACCGCGGCGCGTCACGGCGGATCTCCTCGGTCGGTGCGACCATCGTCGGCTTTCTCGGAACGGTCTCCATTCTGGCGCCGCTCGGGATCGTGCTGTTCCTCCGGCTGGACGCCGTGATCGACTACCTCAACGAGGCTCCGGAGACGATCCCGATCGCCGTCGGACGCTGGTCGACCACGATCGTGACCGCGGACGTGATCGACGCGGCGATCGCTCGACTGGTCGCGGCGGCGACGGCGATCGCGGCCGCGATGCCCGTGTTGCTCATCAAGTTCGCGCTGTTCGTCTTCGTCGTCTACTCGGTGCTGTACTACGAACAGCGAACCCGGAAGGCGATCCTCGCGGTCGTTCCCCCCGCCTACCGCGACCTCGTGGAGGCGCTCCGCCGGCGCGCACAGCGAACGCTCTACGGGATCTACGTCGTGCAGGCGGCCACGGGAATCGGGACGTTCCTGATCGCGATTCCGGTCTTTTTCCTCTTCGGCTATCCCTCGCCGGTGATGCTCGCCGCGGTGGCGGGGATCCTCCAGTTCGTCCCGGTCGTCGGGCCAATACTGCTCATCGCGGCGTTGGCAGCGACCCACGTCATCGCCGGGGATCTGCTGCTCGCGGTCGCGATCCTCGTGATCGGCGGCGGCGTGATCGGGTGGATCCCGGATCTCGCGATCCGAACGCGGCTGGCGGCCGAGACGGCCGAGCTGGCGGCGAGCCTCTATTTCATCGGGTTCGTCGGCGGCGTCCTGACCGCGGGGCCGATCGGGGTGATCGCCGGACCGCTCGCGGTCGCGACCGTCTCCGAGGTCGCCACACAGCTCTCCGAGGAGTTCAACCGGCTGCCGGTGAGCGAACGGCGGTGA
- a CDS encoding twin-arginine translocase subunit TatC: protein MASALDEDTQETLTDGWESTKVVLRSIQKDLQKVFVVFLIGFLATFYALRIYIWDWLKGITVANMPVDVEAELEIIAQTPFEVILLQAKIGLVVGAVFALPALIYYARDGLRRRGMWPQSPIPRWKIASIGLLAAALFVAGVSYGVFVFFPVMFSFLAAFGLEAGFNPSYSIVMWTEFIVFLSISFGLAGQMPLVITGLSYAEIVPYETFRDKWRHAVVGIFFFGAMFSPPDPFTQIMWAIPLTTLYGFSLYLAKVVVTAKRSSDRIDPFASTRRHWNLVGGAGVLGGGIVYAYYTYGGREATNALLTWAGSSRRVAPPGAGWGTDAATAIAVYATCVAILFVVLAVLAAVYRDLDADATGGSGSLAAGGDGRHGDPTAIDLGELDAGGIRAAPEAAFAALSEEEALALASDAMEDDDSETAQAILDRFDEATADPDEESADSETADSDGDSEVGGSAADSTADEDTVASGAGADASAEPADQDDDGMLGGITDRASRASTTFLDDFAEDTDEEDIGGYYTDLKFIVGSLRSRSFRLVGWFVAVMGAVFTWLYLGGLGGVRADFLDRLPERFDAGEFSVITLHPVEALVFMVKFSVLIGLLAVLPLVLYYAWPALRDRGFVRGHERRIFVWTGALAGGLVGGFALGYLVIAPGLISYLVADALGAEMVITYRINDFFWLIIFTTLGIGVLADVPILMVLLNAVGIPYDAFRNRWREATIAAMTFAAVLTPADIVTMILVTVPLLAAYWVGVGVLYVITLGGRRNLAPPARVLEASDRFDVSTGE from the coding sequence ATGGCGAGTGCCCTTGACGAGGACACCCAGGAGACGCTCACCGACGGGTGGGAGTCCACGAAGGTGGTCCTTCGGTCGATCCAGAAGGACCTCCAGAAGGTGTTCGTCGTCTTCCTCATCGGGTTCCTCGCGACGTTCTACGCCCTTCGCATCTACATCTGGGACTGGCTCAAGGGGATCACGGTCGCGAACATGCCCGTCGACGTCGAGGCCGAGCTCGAGATCATCGCCCAGACGCCCTTCGAGGTCATCCTGCTGCAGGCGAAGATCGGCCTGGTCGTCGGCGCGGTGTTCGCGCTCCCGGCGCTGATCTATTACGCCCGCGACGGACTCCGCCGCCGCGGGATGTGGCCCCAGTCCCCGATCCCGCGGTGGAAGATCGCGTCGATCGGACTGCTCGCGGCGGCGCTTTTCGTCGCCGGCGTCTCCTACGGCGTCTTCGTCTTCTTCCCGGTGATGTTCTCGTTCCTCGCCGCTTTCGGGCTCGAGGCGGGCTTCAACCCGAGCTACTCGATCGTGATGTGGACCGAGTTCATCGTCTTCCTCTCCATCTCCTTCGGCCTCGCCGGCCAGATGCCGCTCGTGATCACCGGGCTCTCCTACGCCGAAATCGTTCCCTACGAGACGTTCCGTGACAAGTGGCGCCACGCCGTCGTCGGGATCTTCTTCTTCGGCGCGATGTTCTCGCCGCCGGACCCGTTCACCCAGATCATGTGGGCGATCCCGCTCACGACGCTGTACGGGTTCAGCCTCTATCTCGCCAAGGTCGTCGTCACGGCCAAGCGCTCCTCCGACCGGATCGACCCCTTCGCCTCGACCCGCCGCCACTGGAACCTCGTCGGCGGCGCGGGCGTGCTCGGCGGCGGGATCGTCTACGCCTACTACACCTACGGCGGTCGCGAGGCGACGAACGCGCTGTTGACCTGGGCCGGCAGCTCACGACGGGTCGCGCCGCCGGGTGCGGGATGGGGGACCGACGCCGCCACCGCGATCGCCGTCTACGCGACCTGCGTCGCCATTCTGTTCGTCGTCCTCGCCGTCCTCGCGGCCGTCTACCGCGACCTCGACGCCGACGCGACCGGAGGTTCCGGATCCCTCGCCGCGGGCGGGGACGGCCGGCACGGCGACCCCACCGCGATCGACCTCGGGGAACTCGACGCCGGCGGTATCCGGGCCGCCCCCGAGGCGGCCTTCGCCGCCCTCTCGGAGGAGGAGGCGCTCGCGCTCGCGAGCGACGCGATGGAGGACGACGACTCCGAAACGGCGCAGGCGATCCTCGACCGGTTCGACGAGGCGACCGCCGACCCGGACGAGGAGTCGGCCGACTCGGAAACGGCTGATTCGGACGGTGACTCGGAAGTTGGCGGTTCGGCGGCTGATTCGACGGCGGATGAGGACACGGTTGCGTCCGGAGCCGGCGCCGACGCGAGCGCCGAGCCCGCGGACCAGGATGACGACGGGATGCTCGGCGGGATCACCGACCGCGCCTCCAGAGCCAGCACGACCTTCCTCGACGACTTCGCGGAGGACACCGACGAGGAGGACATCGGCGGTTACTACACCGACCTGAAGTTCATCGTCGGCTCGCTTCGATCCCGGTCGTTCCGCCTCGTCGGCTGGTTCGTCGCCGTGATGGGTGCCGTGTTCACCTGGCTCTACCTCGGCGGCCTCGGCGGGGTCCGCGCGGACTTCCTCGACCGGCTCCCCGAGCGATTCGACGCCGGCGAGTTCTCGGTGATCACGCTTCACCCGGTCGAGGCACTCGTCTTTATGGTGAAGTTCTCGGTGCTGATCGGGCTGCTCGCGGTCTTGCCGCTCGTCCTCTACTACGCGTGGCCGGCGCTGCGCGACCGCGGGTTCGTTCGCGGCCACGAGCGACGCATCTTCGTCTGGACGGGCGCGCTCGCCGGCGGCCTCGTCGGCGGATTCGCGCTCGGCTACCTCGTCATTGCGCCCGGGCTCATCTCGTATCTCGTCGCCGACGCGCTCGGCGCGGAGATGGTGATCACCTACCGGATCAACGACTTCTTCTGGCTCATCATCTTCACGACCCTCGGGATCGGCGTGCTCGCTGACGTGCCGATCCTGATGGTGCTGTTGAACGCCGTGGGCATTCCCTACGATGCCTTTCGGAACCGCTGGCGCGAGGCGACGATCGCCGCGATGACGTTCGCGGCCGTGCTCACCCCCGCCGACATCGTGACGATGATCCTCGTGACCGTTCCGTTGCTTGCGGCCTACTGGGTCGGCGTCGGCGTGCTCTACGTGATCACTCTCGGCGGGCGACGGAACCTTGCACCCCCGGCGCGGGTCCTCGAGGCCTCGGACCGGTTCGACGTCAGCACCGGCGAGTAG
- a CDS encoding thiamine ABC transporter substrate-binding protein: protein MDRDRASRRSFLSAAGTAAAVGIAGCASFEGPAEETGNGNGDGNGDGTPDGTATSSGSGDGDADDRTLVVGTYGAFIDAPSTSPGAWLKDAFEAETGAELVWQTPPNGLNYYIERHNAGVDVEADLYLGLNPDDMVHIDENAEGTLFAQAGDVEGRDDVKPGLDFDPNDRAVPYDTGYISLVYDGTATEAPATFEGLLEADHRGDLIAQTPGSDTGRAFLLHTIHEFGADGEYDYLDFWSELQDNDVRVLGTWSDAYDAWSAGEAPMVVSYSTDQVFAAESGADLEKHQIRFLNDQGYANPEGMATFADAADPELAREFMSFVLRPEIQGEIAQRNVQFPATETAELPDDYAELAHEPPEPVTFTYAELQGSLDGWIDDWERQFAGGN, encoded by the coding sequence ATGGATAGAGACCGCGCGAGCCGTCGATCGTTTTTGTCGGCTGCCGGAACGGCCGCCGCCGTGGGGATCGCGGGATGTGCCTCCTTCGAGGGGCCGGCCGAGGAGACCGGAAACGGAAACGGCGACGGGAACGGTGATGGGACTCCCGACGGCACCGCGACCTCCTCCGGAAGCGGCGACGGCGACGCCGACGATCGGACCCTCGTTGTCGGGACCTACGGCGCGTTCATCGACGCGCCCTCGACGAGTCCCGGCGCCTGGCTCAAGGACGCCTTCGAGGCGGAGACGGGCGCGGAGCTCGTCTGGCAGACGCCGCCCAACGGGCTCAACTACTACATCGAGCGCCACAACGCCGGTGTCGACGTGGAGGCTGATCTATACCTCGGCCTCAACCCGGACGACATGGTCCACATCGACGAGAACGCCGAAGGAACGCTGTTCGCCCAGGCGGGCGACGTCGAGGGACGCGACGACGTCAAACCCGGGCTCGATTTCGACCCGAACGACCGGGCGGTCCCCTACGACACGGGCTACATCAGCCTCGTGTACGACGGCACCGCGACCGAGGCCCCGGCGACCTTCGAGGGGCTGCTCGAGGCGGATCACCGAGGGGACCTGATCGCCCAGACGCCCGGCAGCGACACCGGGCGAGCGTTTCTGTTGCACACGATCCACGAGTTCGGCGCGGACGGCGAGTACGACTACCTCGACTTCTGGAGCGAGTTACAGGACAACGACGTCCGCGTGCTCGGCACGTGGAGTGACGCCTACGACGCGTGGTCCGCCGGCGAGGCGCCGATGGTCGTCTCCTACTCCACGGACCAGGTCTTCGCCGCCGAGAGCGGTGCCGACCTCGAGAAACACCAGATACGGTTTCTCAACGACCAGGGCTACGCGAACCCGGAGGGGATGGCCACCTTCGCCGACGCGGCCGATCCCGAGCTCGCCCGGGAGTTTATGTCGTTCGTGCTCCGCCCGGAGATCCAAGGGGAGATCGCTCAGCGGAACGTCCAGTTCCCCGCGACCGAGACGGCGGAGCTGCCCGACGACTACGCCGAGCTCGCCCACGAACCGCCCGAACCGGTTACCTTCACGTATGCGGAACTGCAAGGCTCGCTCGATGGTTGGATCGACGACTGGGAACGCCAGTTCGCCGGTGGCAACTGA
- the uvrA gene encoding excinuclease ABC subunit UvrA yields the protein MSKDYIEVRGAEEHNLTDLDVRIPREQFTVVTGLSGSGKSSLAFETIYAEGQRRYIESLSAYARNFLGQMDKPQVESVEGLSPAISIDQKNAANNPRSTVGTVTELHDYLRLLYARIGDPHCPECGREVGEQSAQQMVRRILSLPEGTRAKIAAPVVRDQKGAFEDLFADLQSRGYARVEVDGERYDLSFDDPDLDENYDHTIDVVVDRIEASESERSRITDSVETALEEADGVLKLIVPDPPAGAAAELGGSTARSTGDLAAVGAATADTDDAGDDDTQADDRLVVEFSEALACTHCNIDFSEIETRSFSFNSPHGACPECEGIGSTKEVDEGLVVQDPSKPITDVFEAWSYGRSYYRTRIDSVAAHFGVSVETPFEDLDPDVREQFLYGTDEQVVFERQTKNGTRRKEKRFEGVIPNLQRRHVETESQSTREHIEEYMAVTTCPACEGTRLKPQSRSVLVDGTPITAVNQLSIGEAHAHFEGMEETLSERDRTIAEEILKEIRARLGFMEEVGLEYLTLDREASTLSGGESQRIRLATQVGSGLVGVLYVLDEPSIGLHQRDNDRLLNTLEGLRDLGNTLIVVEHDEETMRRADSIIDMGPGPGKRGGEIVAQGDFEDVCEAPKSVTGDYLSGRKSIPVPEDRRERDDDLVIRGARQHNLADLDVSVPLGVFTAITGVSGSGKSTLMHDVLYKGLAREMNDNTSVDPGDHDAIEGIDAVETVRLIDQSPIGRTPRSNPATYTNVFDGIRELFAETKLAKRRGYEKGRFSFNVKGGRCEECGGQGTVTIEMNFLSDVHVPCEECGGDRYNDETLEVTYKGKTIADVLGMSVEEAHEFFESHEGIRRRLKLLLDVGLGYMRLGQPSTTLSGGEAQRVKLAEELGKRDSGDTLYLLDEPTTGLHKEDERKLIEVLHRLVDNGNSVVVIEHELDLVKNADHVIDLGPEGGDGGGELVAAGTPEEVAREENSHTGRYLRDLLPAIDAKGPRSDRRKPATAATGDD from the coding sequence ATGAGCAAGGACTACATCGAGGTCCGGGGCGCCGAGGAACACAACCTCACGGACCTCGACGTCCGGATCCCGCGCGAGCAGTTCACGGTCGTGACGGGGCTGTCGGGGTCGGGGAAGTCGTCGCTGGCGTTCGAGACGATCTACGCGGAGGGACAGCGCCGCTACATCGAGTCGCTGTCGGCGTACGCGCGCAACTTCCTCGGCCAGATGGACAAGCCGCAGGTCGAGAGCGTCGAGGGGCTCTCGCCGGCCATCTCGATCGACCAGAAGAACGCCGCCAACAACCCGCGGTCGACGGTCGGAACCGTCACGGAACTGCACGATTACCTCCGACTGCTGTACGCCCGGATCGGAGACCCACACTGTCCGGAGTGCGGCCGCGAAGTGGGCGAACAGTCGGCCCAACAGATGGTCCGGCGGATCCTCTCGCTGCCGGAGGGGACCCGCGCGAAGATCGCCGCACCCGTGGTGCGCGACCAGAAGGGCGCCTTCGAGGACCTGTTCGCGGACCTGCAGTCACGGGGGTACGCCCGCGTCGAGGTCGACGGCGAGCGATACGACCTCTCGTTCGACGATCCCGACCTCGACGAGAACTACGACCACACGATCGACGTGGTCGTCGACCGGATCGAGGCGTCCGAAAGCGAGCGGTCCCGGATCACCGACTCCGTCGAGACGGCCCTCGAGGAGGCCGACGGCGTCCTCAAGCTGATCGTCCCGGATCCGCCGGCGGGAGCGGCCGCGGAACTCGGCGGGTCGACCGCACGATCGACCGGGGACTTGGCCGCGGTCGGGGCGGCGACTGCCGACACTGACGACGCGGGCGACGACGACACGCAGGCGGACGACCGCCTCGTCGTGGAGTTCTCCGAGGCGTTGGCGTGCACCCACTGCAACATCGACTTCTCGGAGATCGAGACCCGGTCGTTCTCCTTCAACTCCCCGCACGGCGCCTGTCCCGAGTGTGAGGGGATCGGCTCGACGAAGGAGGTCGACGAGGGCCTCGTCGTACAGGACCCCTCGAAGCCGATCACGGACGTCTTCGAGGCCTGGTCGTACGGCCGGTCGTACTACCGGACCCGGATCGACTCCGTGGCGGCGCACTTCGGCGTCTCCGTCGAGACGCCCTTCGAGGACCTCGATCCGGACGTCCGCGAGCAGTTCCTCTACGGCACCGACGAGCAGGTCGTCTTCGAGCGGCAGACGAAGAACGGGACCCGGCGCAAGGAGAAGCGGTTCGAGGGCGTGATCCCGAACCTCCAGCGCCGCCACGTCGAGACGGAGTCGCAGTCGACCCGCGAGCACATCGAGGAGTACATGGCCGTGACGACCTGTCCGGCCTGCGAGGGGACCCGCCTGAAGCCGCAGTCGCGGTCGGTGCTCGTCGACGGAACGCCGATCACCGCGGTCAATCAGCTGTCGATCGGGGAGGCACACGCGCACTTCGAGGGGATGGAGGAGACGCTCTCGGAACGCGACCGGACGATCGCCGAGGAGATCCTCAAGGAGATCCGCGCCCGGCTCGGGTTCATGGAGGAGGTTGGTCTCGAGTACCTCACGCTCGACCGGGAAGCGTCGACGCTCTCGGGCGGCGAGAGCCAGCGGATCCGGCTCGCGACGCAGGTCGGCTCCGGACTCGTCGGCGTGCTCTACGTGCTCGACGAGCCCTCGATCGGGCTCCATCAGCGCGACAACGACCGGCTGTTGAACACGCTTGAGGGGCTTCGCGACCTCGGAAACACCCTGATCGTCGTCGAGCACGACGAGGAGACGATGCGACGTGCGGACTCGATCATCGACATGGGACCCGGCCCCGGAAAGCGCGGCGGCGAGATCGTCGCGCAGGGCGACTTCGAGGACGTCTGTGAGGCGCCGAAGTCGGTCACCGGGGACTACCTGTCGGGACGCAAGTCGATTCCGGTCCCCGAGGACCGCCGCGAGCGCGACGACGACCTCGTCATCCGCGGCGCGCGCCAGCACAACCTCGCCGACCTCGACGTGTCCGTCCCGCTGGGCGTCTTCACCGCGATCACGGGCGTCTCCGGGTCGGGCAAGTCGACGCTGATGCACGACGTCCTTTATAAAGGATTGGCCAGGGAGATGAACGACAACACCTCGGTCGACCCCGGCGACCACGACGCCATCGAGGGGATCGACGCGGTCGAGACCGTCCGGCTGATCGACCAGTCGCCGATCGGCCGGACGCCGCGGTCGAACCCGGCGACGTACACGAACGTCTTCGACGGGATCCGCGAGCTGTTCGCCGAGACGAAGCTGGCGAAGCGGCGCGGCTACGAGAAGGGTCGGTTCTCCTTCAACGTCAAGGGCGGCCGGTGTGAGGAGTGTGGCGGCCAGGGAACCGTCACGATCGAGATGAACTTCCTCTCGGACGTGCACGTCCCCTGCGAGGAGTGCGGCGGCGACCGCTACAACGACGAGACCCTCGAGGTGACGTATAAGGGGAAGACGATCGCCGACGTCCTCGGGATGAGCGTCGAGGAGGCCCACGAGTTCTTCGAGAGCCACGAGGGGATCCGCCGCCGGCTGAAGCTCCTGCTGGACGTCGGGCTCGGGTACATGCGGCTGGGACAGCCCTCGACCACGCTCTCGGGCGGGGAGGCCCAGCGGGTCAAGCTCGCCGAGGAGCTCGGCAAGCGGGACTCCGGCGACACGCTCTATCTCCTCGACGAGCCCACGACCGGCCTGCACAAGGAGGACGAACGCAAGCTGATCGAGGTCCTCCATCGGCTCGTCGACAACGGGAACAGCGTCGTCGTCATCGAGCACGAGCTCGACCTCGTGAAGAACGCCGACCACGTGATCGACCTCGGTCCGGAGGGCGGCGACGGCGGCGGCGAGCTGGTTGCCGCGGGCACCCCCGAGGAGGTGGCCCGCGAGGAGAACTCACACACCGGCCGCTACCTCCGGGACCTGCTCCCGGCGATCGACGCGAAGGGGCCGCGAAGCGACCGACGGAAGCCGGCGACGGCGGCGACCGGCGACGACTGA